A genomic segment from bacterium encodes:
- a CDS encoding nucleotidyltransferase domain-containing protein, translated as MIAIHLPIFMKEVKMILNKKVLHDSGCFDRDWIVDNMQYETIVGSYAYGANTEESDFDIYAYTIPPKEILVPNFHGYFYGFDDNIPSFYQYTTNGKFRYKKLEAEGTIYNIVKYFRLVMENNPNMLDSLFTRDHLQTHRTEIGKIVVENRKLFVSKKAYHTFRGYAFKQRQYMLEKCPTGKRKELVDKFGYDVKYASHLVRLLLECEQLLETGEMDLMRDKEILKSI; from the coding sequence ATGATAGCAATTCATCTCCCCATTTTCATGAAAGAGGTAAAAATGATTCTAAATAAGAAAGTTCTCCATGACTCTGGTTGTTTTGATAGAGATTGGATTGTTGATAATATGCAATATGAAACTATTGTCGGGTCATATGCATATGGTGCTAACACGGAAGAATCTGATTTTGATATTTATGCATACACAATTCCACCAAAAGAGATCTTAGTCCCAAATTTTCATGGATATTTTTATGGATTTGATGATAATATTCCGTCATTTTATCAATATACAACCAATGGAAAATTTAGATACAAAAAATTAGAAGCGGAAGGGACCATATATAATATCGTCAAATATTTCAGATTAGTTATGGAAAACAATCCGAACATGCTCGATAGTTTATTTACGAGGGATCATCTCCAAACACATAGAACCGAAATAGGTAAAATTGTTGTCGAAAATAGAAAATTGTTTGTTAGTAAGAAAGCATACCACACCTTCCGAGGATATGCGTTTAAGCAAAGACAATATATGTTAGAAAAATGTCCCACTGGGAAAAGGAAAGAATTGGTAGATAAATTTGGATATGATGTTAAATATGCATCACATCTTGTCAGATTACTTTTGGAATGTGAACAGCTATTAGAAACTGGCGAAATGGATCTGATGAGAGATAAAGAAATATTAAAATCTATCC